The sequence below is a genomic window from Salvelinus namaycush isolate Seneca chromosome 2, SaNama_1.0, whole genome shotgun sequence.
AATTTAGCTATCTAACTTTGCTAGCTTGTTAACTAACGTAAGCCAGCTAGCTAGATAGGTAATTCGACACCGTCAAAAAACGAACAGTTTGCTGAATACATCATTTTTTAAAACTATAAGTAGTAATGTATGAATTACTTACCCGTTAGCAGTCTGGTGGTCTCAACTCAACTCTGCAGGCAGCTGCCAGCTAAGCTAGCTTCCGATGATGCCACCAGAGACATGAGGCTGAGCTCAGCAGCAGCAGGCCGGGGGAGGGGTGACAGGGGTTGGAGTGTGACGTAATGACGGGCGGTCAAAAGCAGCTGGCTGGCTATGCATTTGTTATTTTCTTTCAGATGAACTGTTATGAAAAATATACATTATTGATTTAAATGAATAGTACCTAATGCAAAATATCAGATAGAAGCATGTTATGCATACTCAAAAGCATATTATGCGTATGCGACTCGCGAGGCCAGTGGCCCCCCCTGACCACCCCTTGGCAGCGCCACTGCCACCTGGACAGTTGATATAGCTATGCATCTGGTCTCTCATCCAGGGTTTTAAATAAAGCCCTGCTTAGCTTTGTTTTTctcactgactactaccaattTGCTATCATGACAATGATTGTTGAGAAATCTGAAAGCAGATTCACTGCTGCTATCAAAGTCATTCCTaaatcctccttctcctcttctctcctcctcctgtccctctctctcctcttcctgtcctcctctcaattcctcctcctcttcccccctacCGCTCCTCCagtccacctcctctcctccaccccttctTCTGCTTTTCCCTTACTCCTCCTGATCCCGCTCCTCCTTCCAGCGGACTTCGCTTATTTTTTTCAACATGTCACATTGTATGTTTCAATGACATCAGACAGTGGTACGTAAGTGCTTTGACATGTGTATGTCCCATGTACATGAGACCTTAGAAGGCATACCTTAAATGTCTCTTTTATGTTTTTTATATAATACATGCAACATTTCTATTACGCCTAAATGTTAACCACCCATATAATTTAGATATTACGGAATATTCTATGAATCTTGTTAAGTGTATTTGCTGCCATATGTATTACTTACAAGTAACAGGTAGAACATACACAAATTCTTCTATATCTTTTCCATATTGGGAAACCATTTTGAAATGTATTCCATCATCTTTCATTTGAACAACTCTCCTCCAATGGCCAATTTGGTTGAAAAGGATGGATGAGAAGATTTTGGTTTAGCTGTGCAGTGGTTGTTTTCGGAATATGAGAAATCCATTGTGTTGACAACATATGGTGAAGTCAACAATTACACAAGTTCTTCCATATCAAATCAACATGTTTTCAACCACAATGCTCAAAATCATATGAAAATATGTTAAGCTCAGCTCAGAGATCTGGAATCAAATCTTCTCTCTGTCCATAACTTCAACTTTGTGCATGGTCCATAATACGACACTAATTGAAGTATTTTTGATCTACTTCAGCTCATGTAAATTCCAGATAGACAGGGATAACATGAGATGCAAATTGGTGTCGGTTGAACACCAAGGCAATCGTttgttttaatgtgtgtgtgcatgtgcgtataGAGgtagagagtttgtgtgtgtataaaggGAACTAATTCTAGGCTTAATAAGAGTTGTGTCTTATTTTATGCCAGCACACTGTAATTCTAAAATGGAGCGTTACTCCCTGTGTGTGAGTACACATATGTCTGCGCGCACAGAGCTTGCTGGGGTCCAGAGACAGAGCTTGCTGGGGTCCAGAGACAGAGCTTGCTGGGGTCCAGAGACAGAGCTTGCTGGGGTCCAGAGACAGAGCTTGCTGGGGTCCAGAGACAGAGCTTGCTTGGGTCCAGAGACAGAGCTTGCTGGGGTCCAGAGACAGAGCTTGCTGGTGTTCAGTGGTGAGTTGCCATCCTGAATACCATGCCTATCATTGTTAATTCTGGATACTCCATTTCTGTACATGTTCTCCTGCGGAGGTGATAGTCATTTCAATATATTTGCACACCAAACAGCAGAGCACCATAATCTGGCACTGTGTTATCACGGTTTTAAGACTTTACAATATTTGGcccttggggcggcaggtagcctaatggttagagtgttgggccaggaaCCAAAAgtttgctagatcaaatccctgagctgacaaagtaaaaatctgttgttctacccctgaaaaaggcagttaacccactgttccttggctgtcaatgtaaataagaatatattcttaactgacttgcttagccTCAATAAAAAATACTCTGACCttattttagtgtgtgtgtgttcagcatgtgtgtgtgtgtatgaatctGTTAAGGATGCATTTCTTCTGTCTGGCTGTCACAAGCGAAAGTCTTGCCCTGAATTCCCTCCAAACACCCAAGATGCTCCAACTTCCGGTCTTTCCTGGGAATTCCCATGGCAACCCAGCCAGCTGGCATGAGTGGGCATAGCTGGACCAGGAACTGGAGCTCATTCATATACAGTGCATCTAGCTATTCCACTAATCTGTTTATTTATCTATTCGTTTATCTATCTGTTCGCAGATTCACCTTTTCGTTCGAATCTGGGCCATGGGGACACGAAAggcttttaaaaatgtagttcagAATGTTCTTTTTGTGTTGATCACccatgtctgtctctatcccataATATTATCCCTTAAATCgaatctctctctgtgctttgtgGGAGTTATAGGGCAAAGTCGTCATTTCCCCTCATTTGACACCTTAACTTGAACTGTAAACAGTTTTGTGCTTGCGTTGCATAAAACACAATGGAAGGCTGTACTGTCCTTTCATTGTATGCCAGTCGATAATCTATACACAACGTCTATGAATAAACTTAATGGAACTAGTAATATAAATTGTTTATGTCTTTATCTGTGGTTgtatagagagcaatagtaatggcgTTTTTTTGTAGGCACTAATGGAGGCTAGCTCTGCCATGACTCATTGGTCAAAGCCTATGGTGAAATGAATGTGGGTTTcattttggagggggggggggggggggataaacaacaaaaataagttctctggtaaacacaggcttaggataTCTTATATACATTTTGTTCATCAGCTAATGtcccttttgttgttgttgaagcatttatgtaatcaaaacaagcacataaatgcttcataattcataaaagTCATGTAACTggctgatattatctcatagaacaaaacataagatgtcctaagcctgtgttaaaccacattcatttccccataggctttgaCCAACGAGCCATGGCTAACTCAGCTGGCGAGCTCTACACATGTGAAACAGTTATTAGAGATGACCACTTGAGAGCTGTTAATTAAGCAATGGATTTTTTCCTTATATATGAAGTAAAGGACTTGCTTTTCAGAACAACATAATCATAATTTCTTGCAAACAGCTCCTTCAGAAGTTTATTTGCAGAGTTAAAGCAAAAACAACCAGTCCATATAGAAAGAAATCCCCTTTGATAGGGCAGTCTCTGCCATCACATGTAAAAGGTAGCCTATTGAATGCAATGCAACTTATgataacatacactgagtgtacaaaacatgaggaacactttccatgacatagactgaccaggtgaatccaggtgaaagctaagatccctcattgatgtcacttattcaatccacttcagtcagtatAGATAAATGggatgagacaggttaaagaagtatttttaagccttgacacaATTGGGAcatggagtgtgtatgtgtgccactcagagggtgaataggtaagacaaaagattgaagtgcctttgaatggggtattgtagtaggtgccaggcgcaccgatttgagtgtgtcaagaactgcaacgctgctgggtttttcatactcaacagttccctgtgtgtatcaactatggtccaccacccaaaggacatccatccaacttgacccaactgtgggatgcattggagtctttgacaccttgttgagtccatgccccgacgaattgaggctgttcaggGGGCAAAAATGGGTGCgactcaatatttggaaggtgtttctaatgttttgtacacttagtgtataaTAACACGTTGTTTTGTAAGAAACAAACTGTCCATAGTTAAGAATATTGCAATTAAACCTCAACTGAGAACCAAATAGTTAAATTATCACATTTGATATTGTGTAATAGAAACAATTCAACTGTTACACTTAGAGAGTGTTCAATGTTCACCATATTGAACATggaataaataataaataattaaagtTGTTCAGACAGTGTAAATATAGTGTAAATGTAATACAGTGTAAATAACATTATTCAAGTATTAATTTGTATTGTCTCTCAACTCAAACATTGTacttgtagtagtagtggtagtagaatATACTAGTAGTAATATAGGTGATTGGAATGGTTGGTAGTAGAATTAGACCCACTATTTGTGGTAGTTGTAGCAAGAAAGAACAAATAATAATTGAGACAACTGTATTTTTCAGGACATAATGCACTTAAGGTATATGCTAAACAATCAAATTAATAAAATTGAAACATCAACAGAAACACACTCTACTTGTAGTCCCTTCAagtgctgtctctgtgtgtttctttTACCCTCTTTTCTCCTCAATTTCAtgttatccaattggtagttacagtccagTCGCTGCATCTCCCGTACggaaggtcgagagctgtgcgtcTTCCGAAAACATGACCCTGACAAGCCACACTGCTTCATGACAGAACGCCTGCTTAACGCAGAAGCCAGCTACACCAATGTGTCTGGTACACCTGGTAACCGTTTCAGCGTGCATTGCATCGCATGGtcacggccagctgcgacagagcctagacttgaaccaggttctctagtggcacagctaacacggcgatgcagtgccttagaccactgcgccacacaggaggcctgtctctgtgtgttttaaGGGCAGTGTGTAGGGGGCAGTACGGTTGCCTCACTGGACTGACATTGATGTGGTCTCCCACAGGGCACAGATGTCAGTACAACATCTAGTTTTGACTTACATTTAATtaagttgtcaactaatgtgaattcaatgtgaaatgaACCAAAAATGCCACCCTGTCATTCATTGgaccaatcagttttccatgttgattcaacgtcatcacatttaatattttggttgaaatgacgtggaaacaacgttgattcagccATATTTTGCCCAGTAGGCTAATAAAATATGTTAGTGTTtgctcctatggtcattgtcaggCAAGACAATAGGAGtgtcaagacagcacaaacagatctgggactggGGCCTCGTTTCCCAGTTGCGATGTACTGTAACTTAAGCATTATGATGATCGTATCAGATGTATCGCTATTTACAAACCAACGTTTTAATTGCGTTTCCTGAACAATCACGTAAAGAGAACATTCGCTAAGTGCGCCGCTAGACCACGTGTCGATAGTGATAGGATCCAAAGAAAAGCAGCGATGCTCTCGGAATCAGCTTTCTCCATTTAAATCATACCTTAACATTcaaattattccacaatactgacaacagatcagctactagagagatattaccacccatgactgtaaaTAAGCTATTGAGGCAGCTTATTATGCTTACCCAATAATAATGCACTGAATCACAGATTGTACAAATGTTGTCACACACCATGAAACACATTGAGGCAAAATATAACTAAATTGATCCCGCTGGGCACACACtgattgaatcaatgttgtttccacataatttaaaTAAAATTATGTTGAagcatctgtgcccagtgggattgaacatgaaatgatttcaatatgattgaaataggctATATGGGCCGTTATAGGCTATGTatcttttaatgcagtcatctcgaTTTTAATTTGAAGCACCATGTTATCCTTCACTTGTTTGTAAAATGTGCTAATACTTTGGTAACTTTATATCTGTAGTCAACTTCGTTCTGAAGTTATTGTCagtcacagtcagacagacagcctAAACAAGGGCAAAAAAGCATCCAACGATGCACTTTGGCTCCTCTAAAAGTGGTCTGGATCCCTCGTAGATGTGCAAAGTTTTACTAATGAAGGCTCTGGGAAAAACCTTCGCTACTAATGATACATTGCAAGAAGGTTCTAGCGATGATCTTAACGCTACGAAGGCTCTGGGAAATTACGCCGGGGCTAATTTTGCTGCTCTAGGTCACTAGTCCTGGGGAAGTTTGCACTGCCATTACAGCAGTCAACTACAGTAAGTGCCAGTGGCATACAAATCTAAGAATATTGTTGATTAACTGAAATCCTCAGGTATCTGCCCTGGTATCCTGAACCCAGCTGTCTGCCCAGTCTTGTCCAGGCTGTTCCTGCTTCTAGTATTCCTGTGGTACAGCCATTACAGAAGTCAATAAGGTTCCAGTGGCCAGATATAAAGGTGTTTTAACAGTTTAACTCAGCAGTCAGGGGCTTGTGtccatacagtaacagtatatcacTGGGTTCCAGGTTAGTATATCAGGGGCGTTTTAATTGAACTCCTCCGGTATCTGTCCGGGTATCCTGAAGTCAGCTGTCTGCTGCGCTGTCTGGTCCAGGGTGTTCCTGGGACTGGATGTGCAGGCGAAGCTGGCTCTGGTCTCCACCGTACAGCTGGTTCTCTGGAGGAACTGCAGGAAGTTCTCGTGGGCTGAGCCCTCGTGGCCGCTGGACAGGGCCAGCTCGACGGGCCGGGTGGAGTAGCAGCGCCGCAGCTTACACAGCTCCTCCCTGATCTGGCGGTTCAGCAGCCCATAAAAAAATGGGTTGACGGTAAAGGAGGAGTACGCTAGCCAGGTGACGGCCTCCTCTAGGTCAGGTGGGACCTTGGGCGGGTTGTTGATAGTCAGGTGCAGGTGGAAGGCGAAGTAAGGCAACCAGCAGAGCAGGAACTGGCCCACAATGACCACCAGGGTGAAGGCAGCCTTGCCCCCACCAAAGGGCCTTTTTTGGTGGAGCCTCCTGGGGGTGTTGCGGGTGGTGATGATAGTGGTCTGGCTGCTGATGGAATCTGAGCGGTGTTTAAGATGGCTGGCAGTCAAGGACGGTAATGGTCCATGCTGTATAGCTGCCAAGCGGGCCACTTTATAGACGTTACAGTATACAGCAAAGATGACTGCAGCGGGCAGGCAGAAACAGGCCACTgtgaagaggacagagaaggCCCGGCGGTGGCCGCTGTGGCTCCAGTGGAGAGAGCAGTGGGCGGCGCTGATGGAGCTCAGGCTGCCGTAGCTGGGCCAGCCGAACACAGTGGCCAGCCCCAGCAGGCCTGAGGCCACCCAGACCAGGACCATGACGGCTGTGGCCAGCTTCAGGGTCATCTTTACCTCGTAGCGCATGGGGTGGACAATGTAGTAGTAACGCTCCACGCTGATGGCCGTGATGGTGAAGATGGAGGCTGTAATTCATATCAAATCAAACGTTATAAATCGCTACACACAGTACAACAATTAAATGAAAGTGATAAAAAGAAGCAGAAGACAAAAAATTTGAGATTAATATTTGAACATAAAAAAACTAATCTAAATCAAACAATTGATTGATTAAAGTCATCAGAAATGGCACCCCATccactgtatagtgcactacttttgaccaaagtccTGGtgagtagtagtgcactatatacagaatagtgtgccatttaggatgcagcccTAAATTGTGTCTGTCCCTTGTACTTTACCTGCGATGAGGAATACGTTGAGGAAGACGTACACCTGGCACTCCAGCACTGTGAACACCACGCTGGCGAAGTACGGCGAGCTGGACACAATTCCCAATGGCATGAGCAGCACGGCACACAGCAGGTCCACCGCACACAGGTGGCACACAAAGGCAAACTTCCTGAATTGAATGATTTTAACTTTATTAATCCCCAGAGAAGAAGCAATATACACCCCAAGTCCCGCTCAGGTAAATTATCAGCATTATCATCATACTGCAGGCCCGTAACAAGTAACCATCATTGATTCTTGTTTTAACCCATGCCCTCAATCAAAGCATCGGCCCCAAAGGTACAGTTCTAGACAATCTTGTATCTATGCCAATTCAAGTTAGCCCTATGGTATTTTCAAATAAGGGGTTACCAACTAAGCATAGTTCGAGGCATAGGCCTAATGGTTCCGTTCCAGGCAATCCTGTATCTATTACAATTCAAGCCAACCCCATGGTATTTTCTAGTAAGGGGTAACCTGTTGAACATGGCATGTTTGTAATAGAAATCCCGCCGCACCCTATCCACTGGACTGTTTCATGTAAATGCCAGAAGTTtgatttctaaaatgtatttcattgtaACTCTGGCTTCTCAAACATTCTGGTTATAACTGAATCTTTGCTTCTCAAACATTCTGGTTATAACTGAATCTTTGCTTCTCAAACATTCTGGTTATAACTGAATCTTGGCTTCTCAAACATTCTGGTTATAACTGAATCTTGGCTTCTCAAACATTCTGGTTATAACTGAATCTTGGCTTCTCAAACATTCTGGTTATAACTGAATCTTGGCTTCTCAAACATTCTGGTTATAACTGAATCTTGGCTTCTCAAACATTCTGGTTATAACTGAATCTTGGCTTTTCAAACATTCTGGTTATAACTGAATCTTGGCTTTTCAAACATTCTGGTTATAACTGAATCTTGGCTTCTCAAACATTCTGGTTATAACTGAATCTTGGCTTCTCAAACATTCTGGTTATAACTGAATCTTGGCTTTTCAAACATTCTGGTTATAACTGAATCTTGGCTTTTCAAACATTCTGGTTATAACTGAATCTTGGCTTCTCAAACATTCTGGTTATAACTGAATCTTGGCTTCTCAAACATTCTGGTTATAACTGAATCTTGGCTTCTCAAACATTCTGGTTATAACTGAATCTTGGCTTTTCAAACATTCTGGTTATAACTGAATCTTGGCTTTTCAAACATTCTGGTTATAACTGAATCTTGGCTTTTCAAACATTCTGGTTATAACTGAATCTTGGCTTCTCAAACATTCTGGTTATAACTGAATCTTGGCTTCTCAAACATTCTGGTTATAACTGAATCTTGGCTTCTCAAACATTCTGGTTATAACTGAATCTTGGCTTCTCAAACATTCTGGTTATAACTGAATCTTGGCTTCTCAAACATTCTGGTTATAACTGAATCTTGGCTAAAGAAGTCCATGCCGGACTCTGATGTGTATCTGACAGGTTATAACATTTTTTAAACCAACTCACACCATCTTTAAATACCTAGAAAAATTGACTCAATTAGATATTATTCTAACAAATGCCCCTCATTAATTGACAGCAAATGGGATATTTGCCAATGAGTAAACAATTTAAATCTCGCTCACGCATTATTACAAAGATACATTTTAGGAATTTTAATGAGCTACATTTTTTTGTATGAGCTGGGGTTGAGTGACTGGGGGGTTGTGTTAACTATTACTGATTTGGATCAGGTCCTTAATTTGTATATTACCCTGTTTAACAATGTTGCAGATAAATGTGTGCCGTACATAAAACTAAGGGTAAAAGGCCGATGTAATCTTTGGTTTACTCATGAATTGCTGAGGAATTACAGGAAAGAAATTTAACTTGGGCTAAGACTAGACGGACTGATTCTACATCTGATTGGCATCCTTCAGACATTTCAGAAATAAGTGTCTATCCCTGGTAAAAAAGAAAAGCTAAATCAAAAATTTCTTGAATTGTGTTTGAGAGAGTGGTGGTAATCCAGGCAATTTCTGAAAAGTGGTCAAATCTTTGAAACAAAACACCCCCTCCTCGTTGCCCCAGCAGGTTTTGACAGCCTCTGGTCCCATTCTAAATGAAATATAATTTGTGATGCTTTTAATAATAACCATTGTGCTTCAGCTGGCCACGCGTTTGAAAGGATAATCTCGTCCCATAGAGGGAGTCCTTTAGTCACCTCAGACTCACATACTTTATTTTCATTTCAACCCTTTGATGTCTAT
It includes:
- the LOC120021666 gene encoding probable G-protein coupled receptor — encoded protein: MEHSGSPLTPDLNDATANESLWWWGLGAPLPSAPSRQLGTLPNSQTRFKDLSGIFFMVTLNVVALLANTAVLVVVVKAPHLRKFAFVCHLCAVDLLCAVLLMPLGIVSSSPYFASVVFTVLECQVYVFLNVFLIAASIFTITAISVERYYYIVHPMRYEVKMTLKLATAVMVLVWVASGLLGLATVFGWPSYGSLSSISAAHCSLHWSHSGHRRAFSVLFTVACFCLPAAVIFAVYCNVYKVARLAAIQHGPLPSLTASHLKHRSDSISSQTTIITTRNTPRRLHQKRPFGGGKAAFTLVVIVGQFLLCWLPYFAFHLHLTINNPPKVPPDLEEAVTWLAYSSFTVNPFFYGLLNRQIREELCKLRRCYSTRPVELALSSGHEGSAHENFLQFLQRTSCTVETRASFACTSSPRNTLDQTAQQTADFRIPGQIPEEFN